GCGCTTATTCTCCACCACCGCGAGCACGGGCATGCCCTTCCCGCCAGCCATGACGAGCTGGACTTGATCAGATTCCTGCGACCTCGCAAATCATCCTCCGGGAAGACACACTTCCCGGGGTGATCCACAGGTTCTGATCATTGCTCCGTTTCACTCTGTAGCGGACGGTGTTCTGTAGTGGAGCGGTGTTCGTCTGCGTCAGTGTTATCTGAGCTGTAGCGGACGGTGGTGCGGGTGGTCAGTCGTTGCTGAGCTGTGCTTTCCAGTCGTCTCCGTCGGGGCGGCTCTCGCCGCGGGCTGTGCGGTGGCGTGTGCGTTCCTGAGCGAACCAGGCTTCGACCTAGGGCGGCAGCACAGTGACTCCGTCAAGCGCGTCGACACCTACGCCACCGCCCTGCACCACGGAATGACCGTCGACGGCCTCTCCGAGCTGGACCTGTCCTACACCCCGCCCCTCGGGTCCCCGTGGGACGCTGTGCAGGTCGCCGCCCAGAACTGGGGCCGCGAGCACCAGCTGCAGCACCAACGCAGCGCTCTTACGTTCAATCGGTAGTCATTCCTTCCGACGACAGCGATCATTGACACACCTGACGAGGTCGCAGTCGTAAGGAGGATCCACTGCAACGGGTGCCGCTCGACACCCACGGATGAAACTTCCCTTACGAGAGGGTAGGGTGTGGTGCAGCTTGCGCGGACGAACCCGCGCCGTCACCGCCCATCCGTCGCACCTCTGCTCTGCAGTGCCGTGCGACCGATTCATGGAGGATCCCCGATCTCGATGGCAGTACAGACACGTGCGAAAGAGGCCGTGCAGGGCAGCGATGTCGTTGCGGCGCTACGGAGCCCGAAACGTCTCGAAACCGAGTCCCTCGCCGGTCTCGTCGTCGCATTGGCGCTGATTCCGGAGGCGATCTCGTTCTCGATCATCGCCGGCGTCGACCCGCGGGTCGGCCTGTTCGCCTCCTTCACGATGGCAGTGACGATCGCGATCGTCGGGGGCCGCCCGGCGATGATCTCGGCCGCGACCGGCGCCATCGCCCTGGTCGTCGCGCCGATCGCCCGTGAGCATGGGCTGGACTACCTGCTGGCGACGGTGATCCTCGCCGGCATTTTGCAGGTCGTGCTCAGCGCACTGGGGGTGGCGAAGCTGATGCGGTTCATCCCCCGGTCGGTGATGGTCGGCTTCGTCAACGCCCTGGCGATCCTGATCTTCCTGGCCCAGGTGCCCCACATGACGGACGTGCCGTGGCTGGTGTATCCGATGATCGCCGCAGGCTTGGTCATCATGGTCGGTCTGCCCAAGCTGTCGAACGCGGTGCCCGCACCCCTGGTGGCGATCGTGCTGCTCACCGCCGTGACCATGGCCTTCGGGCTGGGAGTGCCGAACGTCGGCGACGAGGGCGAGCTGCCGAGCACCTTGCCGCAGTGGCTCATCCCCGATGTCCCGCACAACCTGGAGACCCTGAAGTTGATCGCCCCGTACGCGATCGCGATGGCCCTGGTCGGCCTGCTCGAATCGTTGATGACCGCCAAGCTCGTTGACGACATCACCGACACCCACTCCGATAAGACCCGCGAGGGCTGGGGGCAGGGCGTCGCGAACGTCGTCACCGGATTCTTCGGCGGCATGGGCGGCTGCGCGATGATCGGCCAGACCATGATCAACGTCAAGAGCTCCGGTGCGCGGACCCGGATCTCGACCTTCCTCGCCGGCCTGTTCCTGCTGATCCTCGTCGTCGGGCTCGGAGACCTGGTGGCGCAGATCCCGATGGCCGCACTGGTCGCGGTGATGGTGATGGTCGCCGTCGGCACCTTCGACTGGCACAGCATCGCCCCGGCGACACTGCGGCGGATGCCGCGCAGCGAGACCGCAGTCATGATCGTCACCGTCGTGATCACCGTCGCCACCCACAACCTCGCCTACGGCGTGATCGGCGGCGTCATCGTCGCGACCCTGCTGTTCGTCCGCCGCGTCGCGCACTTCACCGAGGTCACTCCCGCCGTCGCGTCCGACGATGCGGGCACCCGCACCTACCGTGTGCGAGGCGAATTGTTCTTTGCCTCCAGCAACGACCTAGTCTACCAGTTCGACTACGTCGACGACCCCGAGCACGTGATCGTCGACCTCTCGGATACGCACGTGTGGGACGCCTCCACCGTCGCGGCGCTCGACGCGATCGAGACCAAGTACCGCAACAAGGGCAAGACGGTCGAGTTCGTCGGCCTCAACCCGGCATCCGCGGAGCGGCACGGCAGGCTCAGCGGCCATCTCGGCGGCGAACACTAGGCTCACGATCATGGCTGACGAACCCGAAGGCGGCCGGCTGCTGCAGATCGGCCAGGTCGCCGAAGCAACTGGACTGTCGCTGAAGACGATCCGGCACTATGACGAGATGGGGCTGGTCGTCCCGTCCGAACGCAGTCCCGGGGGCTTTCGCCTCTACACCGCGGCCGATGTCGGCCGGCTGCTGGTGATCCGCCGCATGAAACCCCTCGGCTTCACTCTGGAGCAGATGCGGGACCTGCTCGCCGCCCTCGACACCCTCGCCGCCCTCGACACCCTCGCCGACCCGGCGGCAACGACAGCGGT
The Tsukamurella paurometabola DSM 20162 genome window above contains:
- a CDS encoding SulP family inorganic anion transporter, giving the protein MAVQTRAKEAVQGSDVVAALRSPKRLETESLAGLVVALALIPEAISFSIIAGVDPRVGLFASFTMAVTIAIVGGRPAMISAATGAIALVVAPIAREHGLDYLLATVILAGILQVVLSALGVAKLMRFIPRSVMVGFVNALAILIFLAQVPHMTDVPWLVYPMIAAGLVIMVGLPKLSNAVPAPLVAIVLLTAVTMAFGLGVPNVGDEGELPSTLPQWLIPDVPHNLETLKLIAPYAIAMALVGLLESLMTAKLVDDITDTHSDKTREGWGQGVANVVTGFFGGMGGCAMIGQTMINVKSSGARTRISTFLAGLFLLILVVGLGDLVAQIPMAALVAVMVMVAVGTFDWHSIAPATLRRMPRSETAVMIVTVVITVATHNLAYGVIGGVIVATLLFVRRVAHFTEVTPAVASDDAGTRTYRVRGELFFASSNDLVYQFDYVDDPEHVIVDLSDTHVWDASTVAALDAIETKYRNKGKTVEFVGLNPASAERHGRLSGHLGGEH
- a CDS encoding MerR family transcriptional regulator — translated: MADEPEGGRLLQIGQVAEATGLSLKTIRHYDEMGLVVPSERSPGGFRLYTAADVGRLLVIRRMKPLGFTLEQMRDLLAALDTLAALDTLADPAATTAVRADATAFVDQCSDAAQQRCAELRAQLAIAEEFANTLTALAGRH